A region of Esox lucius isolate fEsoLuc1 chromosome 3, fEsoLuc1.pri, whole genome shotgun sequence DNA encodes the following proteins:
- the cdc7 gene encoding cell division cycle 7-related protein kinase isoform X1 encodes MDVIPSVCKNNGRRKVSKDVEMDIEYLYEAVPQLSTVFHIRDKIGEGTFSSVYLGEALMADGRKEKFALKHLIPTSHPVRIAAELQCLTVAGGRENVMGVTYCFRQNDHCVIVMPYMEHQTFVEVIGLLSFEDVRQYIYHLLKALRHIHQFGIIHRDIKPTNFLYNHLEKKFALVDFGLAQGTADTQMELLKVVKQKTQKGGGSVGKPETSNRKRAPPDLTSLVPPPQTHSHPKTSAPHSSSSTSSSSSTKPTAKRVLASPVTSTSRTKNTKDLSGLCRTPRAVFGERNLNSCAPARTIDPTVELVKPSKTEDPANRRFISIPRRPLPVRTPVNNKRTNPTVNLGLTCSCHTTDRVCNVCMSRKQQVAPRAGTPGFRAPEVLTKCPNQGTAIDIWSAGVILLSLLSGRYPFFKASDDLIALTQIMTIRGSKETIQAAGTFGKSVVCSRELPRQDLRTLCETLRGRRPSPDDEATPQDYRDSPVSAGPADEPSGRGGSEDDRGLAEVGVQDERGWNQVPDEAYDLLDRLLDLNPATRITAKQALEHPLFAGL; translated from the exons ATGGATGTAATTCCCTCAGTCTGCAAGAACAATGGGAGGAGAAAAGTATCCA AGGATGTGGAGATGGACATTGAGTACCTGTATGAAGCGGTTCCTCAGCTTTCGACAGTGTTCCACATCAGAGACAAAATTGGTGAAG GCACATTCAGTTCAGTGTACCTTGGCGAGGCCCTGATGGCCGATGGGAGAAAGGAGAAGTTTGCCCTGAAACACCTCATCCCGACCAGTCACCCTGTGAGGATCGCTGCCGAACTCCAGTGTCTCACAGTGGCCGG CGGGCGAGAAAACGTAATGGGTGTGACCTACTGCTTCAGGCAGAATGACCACTGTGTGATCGTTATGCCTTACATGGAACACCAAACCTTTGTG GAGGTCATTGGCCTGCTAAGTTTTGAGGACGTGCGTCAGTACATCTACCACCTGTTGAAGGCTCTACGACACATCCACCAGTTTGGCATCATCCACCGTGACATTAAGCCCACTAACTTCCTATACAACCACCTGGAGAAGAA GTTTGCCCTTGTGGACTTTGGTTTGGCGCAGGGCACGGCCGACACCCAGATGGAGCTGCTGAAGGTGGTGAAACAAAAGACCCAGAAGGGTGGGGGTTCCGTGGGGAAACCAGAGACCTCAAATAGGAAACGGGCACCACCAGACCTCACCTCCCTCGTCCCACctccacagacacactcacacccaaAGACCTCGGCACctcactcttcctcctccacctcgtcttcctcctccaccaaaccAACGGCTAAGAGGGTCTTGGCTTCCCCAGTAACTTCCACCAGCCGCACTAAAAACACCAAG GACCTGTCAGGCCTGTGTAGAACACCTCGGGCTGTGTTTGGAGAGAGGAACCTGAACAGCTGTGCCCCCGCCAGAACCATCGACCCGACAGTAGAG CTGGTGAAACCCTCCAAAACGGAGGATCCTGCCAATCGCAGGTTCATCTCTATCCCCCGGCGCCCCCTACCCGTCAGGACTCCTGTCAACAACAAGAGGACGAACCCCACTGTCAACCTGGGCCTCACCTGCAGCTGCCACACCACGGACCGCGTCTGTAACGTCTGCATGTCCAGAAAACAGCAGGTGGCCCCTCGGGCCGGTACCCCGGGGTTCAGAGCCCCAGAGGTCCTGACCAAGTGTCCCAACCAGGGAACAG CCATAGACATCTGGTCTGCTGGGGTGATCCTGCTATCCCTTCTGAGCGGCAGGTACCCCTTCTTCAAAGCCAGCGACGACCTCATTGCCCTCACTCAGATCATGACCATCCGAGGCTCCAAAGAAACCATCCAGGCTGCTGGAACGTTTG GTAAATCAGTGGTGTGTAGCCGCGAGCTCCCCCGCCAGGACCTGAGGACCCTGTGCGAAACCCTGAGAGGGAGGAGGCCGTCGCCAGACGACGAGGCCACGCCCCAAGACTACAGGGACAGCCCAGTGTCCGCTGGTCCCGCCGACGAGCCATCCGGACGGGGCGGCTCCGAAGACGACCGGGGCCTAGCGGAGGTCGGGGTCCAGGATGAGAGGGGTTGGAACCAGGTGCCAGACGAGGCCTATGACCTGCTGGACAGGCTTCTGGACCTGAACCCGGCTACACGCATCACAGCTAAACAGGCACTGGAACATCCGCTATTCGCTGGCCTCTGA
- the hfm1 gene encoding probable ATP-dependent DNA helicase HFM1 → MLDSEDCTLSLDNLFFERPVVHKVKPLCHDQSSWQLEAAPSLSQIPTTQDIQKEAEGLSSFSFCQKSKKFLPPLKRVVSSDSFTAKNTNLHQNIIDGGKGPDDLSRCAIWAQEDITNNLLDSTKVSRGQTETPPEKVPLDFSQRPNLRRSLFKPPSGLVPNSDANVYSGHGQPRPGPQQTPNQVTMATEPWTVGQSAAVLRPITGLGHPAPLGSTQEPPDLGTKGAHVLPMTPRPLHIQGTSGSGILRPVLEIPAKFRSVFKEFPYFNYVQSKALDDVLYTSKNFVACAPTGSGKTVLFELAIIRLLMETTEPWRNVKAVYMAPIKALCSQRFEDWKKKFGPLGLICMELTGDTEIDDFFEIQDAHIIMTTPEKWDSMTRKWRDNCLLQLVRLLLIDEVHVVKDKMRGATLEVVVSRMKAVRACHASEHHGEDLPMRFVAVSATIPNIKDIADWLCDGKGPATSLEMDESHRPVKLRKVVLGFPCSSNQTEFKFDLSLNYKMANIIQTYSEQKPTLVFCSTRKGVQQSAAVLAKDAKFIMSLEHKQRLVKYANSLLDFKLRDLVTFGVGFHHAGVDVSDRKVIEEAFILGDLPVLFTTSTLAMGVNLPAHLVVIKSTAHYAGGACQEYSEADMLQMIGRAGRPQFDTSATAVIMTKTQTRDKYMQFMNGAEVIESSLHTHLVEHLNAEIVLHTISDVNMALDWIRSTFLYIRALKNPKHYGFSTGLDRCGIEAKLQELCLKNLNSLASIGLISMDEDINIKATEAGRLMARYCVAFDTMKQFNTVSGTETLPELIELMAKGREFADVQLRVNEKRTLNTLNKDKNRVTIRYPMEGKVKNNEMKVNCLIQAQFGSIPIQEFGLTQDTGRIFRNGVRISRCLAEFLNQRSKTGFTALLNSVILAKCFRAKLWENSPYVSKQLEKIGLTLSTAMVNAGLTTFNRIEQSNARELELIINRHPPFGNQIREAVMNLPKYEVSLEQLPRYNTDTAEVVVTVNMKNHEQLLSKRTTPDHHYVTMIIGDCDNNVVFLQKLTDLMLLKTGSWSKKIDVAKASNGEEISVNLISSEYVGLDIQQRFSAFYSGPKRYGAESLTTEQHSIMQREQGGTQRAQLTSREKQAAPHKRKLIFTCATETDSGKRQCNHFCKNKDQCGHECCKSGVPVLLKRPGNQHSSFSSHLHDLKIRSDSLKETPVKRLKIKIGGGSEAGKMQQFSYTAKPKLPAAPRYEGNQFVVSTRPRSVESAEDLASPHEMACLETSGGEHNDSLENMYQKMGEQPPPVQSPTESPNTTFSAKPCGYNGGPLSHNIPQRVQQTQNTGYHQSPHQSRGYHQSPRQSRGYHQSPHQSRGYHQSPHQSRGYHQSPHQSRGYHQSPHQSQGYHQSPLQSRGYPQSTPQSRGYHQSPHQNRGYHQSTPQNRGYHQSTPQNRGYHQSPPQNMPYSLSAVIDLTDDSGFVSSTFDLGDEWDNWDDFDDDNLVRASEMSCTTVANSEGVDLDQDRPKGHSALLLSTGVQPKPHLSLSSTPLRSTSPVVPLIAKDKHSNIQHPNLWPSAPWNPFGNKAPRSFIEPPVKAPPPSFQKRTDTSLAPLVRQFDFFTKPTTLNNDNGRRFGEEDNCKEVETFLGIFDGIF, encoded by the exons ATGTTGGACTCTGAAGACTGTACTTTGTCCCTGGATAACCTGTTCTTTGAGAGGCCAGTCGTCCATAAAGT AAAGCCACTTTGCCACGATCAGAGTTCTTGGCAGTTGGAAGCCGCTCCGTCCCTCTCCCAGATCCCAACCACCCAGGACATCCAGAAAGAGGCAGAGGGTCTTTCATCATTTA GTTTCTGTCAGAAGTCCAAGAAATTCTTGCCACCTTTGAAAAGAGTAGTGAGCAGTGATAGTTTCACAGCCAAGAATACTAATTTACATCAGAATATCATTGATGGAGGAAAGGGACCTGATGACCTGAGCAGGTGTGCCATCTGGGCTCAGGAAGACATCACAAATAATTTGTTGGATTCCACTAAAGTCAGCAGAGGTCAAACTGAAACTCCACCAGAGAAAGTCCCTCTGGACTTTAGCCAAAGACCAAATCTGCGTAGAAG TTTATTCAAACCCCCCAGCGGACTGGTGCCGAACAGCGATGCCAACGTGTACAGCGGCCACGGTCAGCCAAGACCCGGACCACAGCAAACCCCCAATCAGGTTACCATGGCGACGGAGCCTTGGACAGTGGGCCAGTCGGCAGCGGTACTGAGACCCATCACTGGCCTGGGCCACCCTGCACCCCTGGGATCCACACAGGAGCCACCGGACCTAGGGACAAAGGGGGCTCACGTCCTCCCCATGACGCCGCGGCCCCTTCACATACAAG GTACTTCTGGGTCCGGAATTCTCAGACCAGTCTTGGAAATCC CTGCAAAATTCCGATCCGTCTTCAAAGAGTTCCCTTACTTCAACTATGTCCAGTCCAAAGCCTTGGACGAT GTTCTTTACACGAGTAAGAACTTTGTGGCATGTGCTCCTACTGGCTCCGGTAAGACCGTGCTCTTTGAGTTGGCCATCATTCGCCTGCTGATGGAGACCACAGAGCCCTGGAGAAATGTcaaagctgtgtaca TGGCCCCCATCAAAGCCCTATGCAGCCAGCGCTTTGAGGACTGGAAGAAGAAATTTGGGCCTCTGGGCCTGATCTGCATGGAGCTGACCGGCGACACAGAAATTGATGACTTCTTTGAGATTCAGGATGCCCATATCATCATGACCACACCG GAAAAATGGGATAGCATGACCAGGAAGTGGAGGGATAACTGCCTGCTGCAGTTAGTGCGTCTCCTTCTTATTGACGAG GTCCATGTGGTGAAGGACAAGATGCGCGGAGCGACTCTAGAGGTGGTGGTGAGCAGAATGAAGGCTGTCCGTGCCTGCCATGCCTCAGAGCACCACGGGGAGGACCTCCCCATGAGATTTGTGGCCGTCTCTGCCACCATACCCAATATCAAGGAT ATAgcggactggctgtgtgacggcAAAGGTCCCGCTACCAGTCTTGAGATGGATGAGAGTCACAGACCAGTGAAGCTGAGGAAGGTTGTCCTGGGCTTCCCCTGCAGCAGCAACCAGACAGAGTTTAAGTTTGACCTGTCGCTCAACTACAAGATGGCCAACATCATTCAGACCTACTCGGAGCAAAAACCAACACTTGTT TTTTGCTCAACGAGGAAAGGAGTCCAGCAGTCTGCTGCTGTTTTAGCCAAAGATGCCAAGTTCATAATGAGCCTTGAGCACAAGCAAAG GTTGGTGAAGTATGCAAATTCTCTCCTGGACTTCAAACTCAGAG ACCTGGTGACGTTTGGGGTTGGGTTCCACCACGCTGGGGTCGACGTGTCTGACAGGAAGGTGATTGAGGAGGCCTTCATCCTGGGAGACCTCCCTGTACTCT TTACGACCAGCACTCTGGCAATGGGGGTGAACCTTCCGGCTCACCTGGTGGTGATCAAGTCCACGGCGCACTACGCCGGGGGAGCTTGCCAGGAGTACAGCGAGGCCGACATGCTGCAGATGATTGGCCGAGCGGGCCGGCCGCAG TTTGACACCTCAGCGACCGCAGTGATCATGACCAAGACTCAAACCAGGGACAAGTACATGCAGTTCATGAACGGCGCGGAGGTCATTGAGAGCAG CCTGCACACCCATCTCGTGGAGCACCTGAACGCTGAGATTGTCCTCCACACCATCTCGGATGTCAACATGGCCCTGGACTGGATCCGGTCCACATTCCTCTACATCCGAGCTCTGAAGAACCCCAAACACTATG GTTTTTCCACTGGCTTGGACCGATGTGGAATCGAAGCCAAGTTGCAAG AGCTTTGTCTAAAGAACCTGAACTCCCTGGCCTCCATTGGTCTGATCTCCATGGACGAGGACATCAACATAAAAGCCACAG AGGCTGGCCGGCTAATGGCAAGGTACTGTGTGGCGTTTGACACCATGAAACAGTTCAACACGGTGTCTGGCACAGAGACCTTACCTGAACTG ATAGAGTTGATGGCGAAGGGCAGGGAGTTTGCTGATGTGCAACTGAGAGTTAACGAGAAGAGAACCCTGAACACGCTGAACAAGGACAAGAACCGGGTCACCATCAG GTATCCCATGGAGGGGAAGGTTAAAAACAACGAGATGAAGGTGAATTG TTTGATTCAGGCCCAGTTTGGCTCCATTCCTATCCAGGAGTTTGGACTCACACAGGACACAGGGAGAATCTTCCGGAATGGAGTCCGAATCAGCAGAT GCTTGGCAGAATTTCTAAACCAGCGGTCCAAGACAGGTTTCACTGCTCTGCTCAACTCTGTGATACTGGCCAAGTGCTTCAGAGCCAAGCTGTGGGAGAACTCCCCATATGTCTCAAAACAACTGGAGAAAATAG GGTTAACACTGTCCACAGCCATGGTGAATGCCGGACTCACAACATTTAATCGGATAGAGCAGTCCAACGCCAGAGAACTGGAGCTG ATCATCAACAGACACCCTCCATTTGGAAACCAAATCAGAGAGGCTGTCATGAATCTACCCAAATATGAAGTTAGTTTGGAACAG CTTCCGAGATACAACACAGACACCGCAGAGGTTGTTGTGACCGTGAATATGAAGAACCATGAACAGCTGCTGTCAAAGAGAACCACTCCTGATCACCACTATGTCACCATGATCATCGGGGACTGTGACAACAACGTGGTGTTCCTGCAAAAACTCAC AGACTTGATGCTGTTGAAGACCGGAAGCTGGTCAAAGAAGATCGACGTGGCGAAAGCTTCAAACGGAGAAGAGATCAGCGTAAATCTCATCAGCTCAGAATATG TGGGATTGGACATTCAGCAGAGGTTTAGCGCCTTCTATTCTGGACCAAAGAGGTACGGAGCTGAATCCCTCACCACAGAGCAACACAGCATCATGCAGCGAGAACAGGGCGGAACACAGAGAGCACAGCTCACATCTCGGGAAAAACAGGCTGCGCCACATAAGAGAAAGCTCATATTCACCTGCGCCACAGAAACCG ATTCAGGCAAAAGACAATGTAACCACTTCTGCAAAAACAAGGACCAGTGTGGCCATGAATGCT GTAAAAGTGGCGTGCCGGTGCTTCTGAAAAGGCCTGGGAATCAGCACTCTAGTttctcctcccatctccatGACTTGAAAATCAGGAGTGACTCCCTGAAAGAGACACCAGTCAAACGCCTCAAG ATTAAAATAGGTGGTGGCAGTGAGGCTGGGAAAATGCAGCAATTCTCTTACACAGCAAAGCCAAAATTACCTGCTGCTCCCAG GTATGAAGGGAATCAGTTTGTTGTTTCCACAAGACCACGGAGTGTGGAATCAGCTGAGGACTTAGCAAGCCCCCATGAGATGGCATGTCTGGAGACCAGTGGCGGTG AACATAATGACTCACTGGAAAACATGTATCAGAAAATGGGAGAACAACCTCCACCAGTTCAAAGCCCTACAGAGTCACCAA ACACTACCTTCTCAGCAAAACCCTGTGGTTATAATGGAGGACCTCTTAGCCACAACATTCCTCAAAGAGTTCAGCAAACCCAGAACACAGGTTACCATCAGAGCCCCCACCAGAGCCGAGGTTACCATCAGAGCCCCCGCCAGAGCCGAGGTTACCATCAGAGCCCCCACCAGAGCCGAGGTTACCATCAGAGCCCCCACCAGAGCCGAGGTTACCATCAGAGCCCCCACCAGAGCCGAGGTTACCATCAGAGCCCCCACCAGAGCCAAGGTTACCATCAGAGCCCTCTCCAGAGCCGAGGTTACCCTCAGAGCACCCCCCAGAGCCGAGGTTACCATCAGAGCCCCCACCAGAACAGAGGTTACCATCAGAGCACACCCCAGAACAGAGGTTACCATCAGAGCACCCCCCAGAACAGAGGTTACCATCAGAGCCCCCCCCAGAACATGCCCTACTCTCTGAGTGCCGTCATAGACTTAACTGATGACAGTGGCTTTGTCTCATCGACCTTTGACCTGGGAGACGAATGGGACAACTGGGATGATTTTGACGACGACAACTTGGTGCGCGCCAGTGAGATGTCTTGCACGACTGTAGCGAACTCTGAGGGGGTGGACCTGGACCAAGACAGGCCAAAAG GTCACTCAGCACTACTTCTGTCAACTGGTGTACAACCCAAACCCCATTTATCGTTGTCCTCTACCCCACTCCG GTCAACATCACCAGTTGTCCCTCTGATAGCAAAAGACAAACACTCCAATATCCAACATCCCAACCTCTGGCCTTCTGCACCCTGGAATCCCTTTGGCAACAAGGCACCA AGGTCCTTCATCGAACCCCCGGTGAAAGCACCACCACCATCGTTCCAAAAACGGACTGACACAAGCTTGGCTCCACTGGTCAGGCAATTTGATTTCTTTACAAAGCCAACCACCCTGAACAATgacaatggaagaag GTTTGGAGAAGAGGACAACTGCAAAGAAGTGGAGACATTCCTTGGGATATTTGATGGAAtattctaa
- the cdc7 gene encoding cell division cycle 7-related protein kinase isoform X2 has product MDVIPSVCKNNGRRKVSKDVEMDIEYLYEAVPQLSTVFHIRDKIGEGTFSSVYLGEALMADGRKEKFALKHLIPTSHPVRIAAELQCLTVAGGRENVMGVTYCFRQNDHCVIVMPYMEHQTFVEVIGLLSFEDVRQYIYHLLKALRHIHQFGIIHRDIKPTNFLYNHLEKKFALVDFGLAQGTADTQMELLKDLSGLCRTPRAVFGERNLNSCAPARTIDPTVELVKPSKTEDPANRRFISIPRRPLPVRTPVNNKRTNPTVNLGLTCSCHTTDRVCNVCMSRKQQVAPRAGTPGFRAPEVLTKCPNQGTAIDIWSAGVILLSLLSGRYPFFKASDDLIALTQIMTIRGSKETIQAAGTFGKSVVCSRELPRQDLRTLCETLRGRRPSPDDEATPQDYRDSPVSAGPADEPSGRGGSEDDRGLAEVGVQDERGWNQVPDEAYDLLDRLLDLNPATRITAKQALEHPLFAGL; this is encoded by the exons ATGGATGTAATTCCCTCAGTCTGCAAGAACAATGGGAGGAGAAAAGTATCCA AGGATGTGGAGATGGACATTGAGTACCTGTATGAAGCGGTTCCTCAGCTTTCGACAGTGTTCCACATCAGAGACAAAATTGGTGAAG GCACATTCAGTTCAGTGTACCTTGGCGAGGCCCTGATGGCCGATGGGAGAAAGGAGAAGTTTGCCCTGAAACACCTCATCCCGACCAGTCACCCTGTGAGGATCGCTGCCGAACTCCAGTGTCTCACAGTGGCCGG CGGGCGAGAAAACGTAATGGGTGTGACCTACTGCTTCAGGCAGAATGACCACTGTGTGATCGTTATGCCTTACATGGAACACCAAACCTTTGTG GAGGTCATTGGCCTGCTAAGTTTTGAGGACGTGCGTCAGTACATCTACCACCTGTTGAAGGCTCTACGACACATCCACCAGTTTGGCATCATCCACCGTGACATTAAGCCCACTAACTTCCTATACAACCACCTGGAGAAGAA GTTTGCCCTTGTGGACTTTGGTTTGGCGCAGGGCACGGCCGACACCCAGATGGAGCTGCTGAAG GACCTGTCAGGCCTGTGTAGAACACCTCGGGCTGTGTTTGGAGAGAGGAACCTGAACAGCTGTGCCCCCGCCAGAACCATCGACCCGACAGTAGAG CTGGTGAAACCCTCCAAAACGGAGGATCCTGCCAATCGCAGGTTCATCTCTATCCCCCGGCGCCCCCTACCCGTCAGGACTCCTGTCAACAACAAGAGGACGAACCCCACTGTCAACCTGGGCCTCACCTGCAGCTGCCACACCACGGACCGCGTCTGTAACGTCTGCATGTCCAGAAAACAGCAGGTGGCCCCTCGGGCCGGTACCCCGGGGTTCAGAGCCCCAGAGGTCCTGACCAAGTGTCCCAACCAGGGAACAG CCATAGACATCTGGTCTGCTGGGGTGATCCTGCTATCCCTTCTGAGCGGCAGGTACCCCTTCTTCAAAGCCAGCGACGACCTCATTGCCCTCACTCAGATCATGACCATCCGAGGCTCCAAAGAAACCATCCAGGCTGCTGGAACGTTTG GTAAATCAGTGGTGTGTAGCCGCGAGCTCCCCCGCCAGGACCTGAGGACCCTGTGCGAAACCCTGAGAGGGAGGAGGCCGTCGCCAGACGACGAGGCCACGCCCCAAGACTACAGGGACAGCCCAGTGTCCGCTGGTCCCGCCGACGAGCCATCCGGACGGGGCGGCTCCGAAGACGACCGGGGCCTAGCGGAGGTCGGGGTCCAGGATGAGAGGGGTTGGAACCAGGTGCCAGACGAGGCCTATGACCTGCTGGACAGGCTTCTGGACCTGAACCCGGCTACACGCATCACAGCTAAACAGGCACTGGAACATCCGCTATTCGCTGGCCTCTGA